From Camelus bactrianus isolate YW-2024 breed Bactrian camel chromosome 35, ASM4877302v1, whole genome shotgun sequence, a single genomic window includes:
- the LOC123614701 gene encoding SKI/DACH domain-containing protein 1, which produces MGDLKSGFEEVDGVRLGYLIIKGKQMFALSQVFTDLLKNIPRTTVHKRMDHLKVKKHHCDLEELRKLKAINSIAFHAAKCTLISREDVEALYTSCKTERVLKTKRRRVGRALATKAPPPERAAAATSPRPGFWKDKHQLWRGLSGAARPLPISAQSPRPGAAAARPATHLPQIFSKYPGSHYPEIVRSPCKPPLNYETAPLQGNYVAFHSDPAYFRSLLCSKHPAAAAAAAAAAAAAAAAAAAAAYYQASAAGPQTKAAAGAGGPVSLTYRCKRKRGSAKDCLLAPHAGARRLLLLPRSYKAKAAAAAAAAAAAAAAAGATCLERFHLVNGFCPPPHHHHHHHHHHHHHHHHHRAQQPQQNHHPPHHHRPQPHLGSFPESCSSDSESSSYSDHAANDSDFGSSLSSSSNSVSSEEEEEEGEEEEEEEEEEEEGGSGASDSSEVSSEEEDSSTESDSSSGSSQVSVQSIRFRRTSFCKPPSVQAQANFLYHLASAAAATKPAAFEDAGRLPDLKSSVKAESPEEWNLQSWAPKASPVYCPASLGSCFTEIRNDRVSEITFPHSEISSTVKRTDLTINCLAEGASSPSPKTNNAFPQQRILREARKCLQATPTTHCADNNSIAARFLKNDSSGAAANSEKDSKIPHCTEFATDLPSSSTHPEVNAAAAPTKAENPCTDTGDKTLPFLHNIKIKVEDSSANEEYEPDLITNKLKCECNDTKGEFYSVTESKEEDALLTTAKEGFACPEKETPSLNPLAQSQGLSCTLSSPKPEDGEYKFGARVRKNYRTLVLGKRPVLQTPPVKPNLKSARSPRPTGKTETHEGTLDDFTVINRRKKVASNVASAMKRPFNFMANFPCPPSLIIGKDGDLWPAYSLNTTKDSQPPHKAHPIWKWQLGGSAIPLPPSHKFRKFNS; this is translated from the coding sequence ATGGGAGACCTGAAGTCAGGTTTTGAAGAGGTGGATGGCGTGAGGCTCGGCTACCTCATCATTAAAGGAAAGCAAATGTTTGCCCTTTCCCAAGTCTTCACGGATCTGCTGAAAAACATCCCGAGGACGACCGTGCACAAGCGCATGGATCATCTGAAAGTGAAAAAGCACCACTGCGATCTGGAGGAGTTGCGGAAACTCAAGGCAATCAACAGCATCGCCTTCCACGCCGCCAAATGCACGCTCATCTCCCGGGAAGACGTGGAAGCGCTCTACACCTCCTGCAAAACCGAGCGTGTCCTCAAGACCAAGCGCAGGAGAGTCGGCCGGGCCCTGGCCACAAAGGCGCCGCCGCCGGAGCGCGCCGCCGCGGCCACTAGCCCCCGCCCGGGTTTTTGGAAGGACAAGCACCAACTTTGGCGGGGCCTGAGCGGAGCCGCGCGGCCCCTGCCAATCAGCGCGCAGTCCCCGCGccccggcgccgccgccgcgcgcccCGCCACCCATCTACCTCAGATTTTTAGCAAATACCCGGGCTCTCACTACCCGGAAATCGTGCGCTCGCCTTGCAAACCCCCTCTAAACTATGAAACTGCCCCGCTCCAGGGAAACTACGTTGCTTTCCACTCGGACCCTGCTTACTTTCGGAGCCTGCTGTGCAGCAAGcacccggccgccgccgccgccgccgccgccgctgccgccgctgccgccgccgccgccgccgccgccgcctacTACCAGGCGTCCGCGGCCGGGCCGCAGACCAAAGCGGCGGCGGGCGCCGGAGGCCCGGTGAGCCTGACCTACCGGTGCAAGCGCAAGCGCGGGAGCGCCAAGGACTGCCTGCTCGCGCCCCACGCCGGCGCCCGccgcctgctgctgctgcccaggTCCTACAAAGCCaaggcggcggccgcggcggcggcggcggcggcggcggcggcggcggccggggccACTTGCCTGGAGAGGTTTCATCTGGTTAACGGCTTCTGCccgcctccccaccaccaccaccaccaccaccaccatcaccaccatcaccaccaccaccaccgggCCCAGCAGCCGCAGCAGAATCACCACCCCCCTCATCACCACCGGCCTCAGCCCCATCTGGGCAGCTTTCCCGAGAGTTGCAGCAGCGACTCCGAGTCCAGCTCCTACTCGGACCATGCAGCCAACGACTCAGATTTTGGCTCCAGTTTGTCCAGCTCCAGCAACTCTGTGTCCtcggaggaagaggaggaggagggagaggaggaggaggaagaggaggaggaagaggaggaggggggcagTGGGGCCTCGGATTCCAGTGAAGTCAGCTCGGAGGAGGAGGACTCGTCCACCGAGTCAGACTCCAGCTCCGGCTCCAGCCAAGTGTCAGTGCAGAGCATCCGTTTCAGGCGCACCAGCTTCTGCAAGCCTCCCAGCGTGCAGGCGCAGGCCAACTTCTTGTACCATCTGGCCTCGGCCGCTGCTGCAACCAAACCCGCTGCTTTCGAGGATGCCGGCAGACTTCCCGACCTCAAGAGTAGTGTCAAAGCGGAGTCGCCCGAGGAGTGGAATCTGCAGAGCTGGGCTCCCAAAGCGTCTCCAGTGTACTGCCCGGCCAGCCTGGGGAGTTGTTTCACAGAGATAAGGAACGATAGGGTATCTGAGATTACATTCCCACACTCTGAAATTTCCAGCACTGTAAAGAGAACTGACCTGACAATTAACTGCCTGGCGGAGGGGGCCTCTTCACCTAGCCCAAAGACAAACAATGCATTTCCACAACAAAGAATACTCCGAGAGGCTAGGAAATGCCTACAAGCAACTCCTACTACACACTGTGCAGATAACAATTCAATAGCTGCTAGGTTCTTAAAGAATGATTCTTCAGGAGCAGCAGCAAATTCAGAAAAAGATTCCAAAATCCCTCATTGTACTGAATTTGCTACGGATTTGCCCTCTTCGTCAACCCATCCCGAGGTGAATGCAGCCGCAGCACCAACTAAAGCCGAGAATCCCTGCACTGACACGGGCGACAAGACATTGCCATTTCTGCACAATATTAAAATCAAAGTAGAAGACAGTAGTGCTAATGAAGAATATGAACCTGACCTTATTACAAATAAGCTAAAGTGTGAGTGCAATGATACAAAGGGTGAGTTTTACAGTGTGACTGAAAGTAAAGAGGAGGACGCCTTGTTAACCACAGCCAAGGAAGGTTTTGCATGCCCTGAAAAAGAAACTCCTTCCTTAAATCCACTGGCTCAGAGTCAGGGCCTTTCATGCACTTTAAGTTCTCCAAAACCTGAGGATGGGGAATATAAATTTGGTGCCAGGGTGAGAAAAAATTACCGGACACTAGTACTGGGAAAGCGACCTGTACTTCAGACACCTCCAGTCAAACCAAATCTGAAATCAGCTAGAAGTCCTCGTCCTACAGGTAAAACTGAGACACATGAAGGAACACTGGATGATTTTACAGTTATAAACAGACGCAAAAAGGTAGCCAGCAATGTAGCATCAGCAATGAAAAGGCCATTTAATTTCATGGCAAATTTTCCTTGTCCACCATCACTCATTATTGGGAAGGATGGGGATTTGTGGCCGGCGTATTCCTTAAACACCACTAAGGATTCCCAACCTCCTCACAAGGCCCATCCTATATGGAAATGGCAGCTGGGCGGTTCTGCAATACCTCTTCCACCTAGTCACAAATTCAGGAAATTTAATTCATAA